Proteins from a genomic interval of Chryseobacterium indologenes:
- a CDS encoding protein-glutamate O-methyltransferase CheR encodes MLEPSIVKDEEVEHLINDVYEMYGYDFSGYSRASFKRRVNRICLLDRFTSFAELRYTIMNDPEYLKRFVEEVTVNVTEMFRDPAFFKALREKILPQLGTYPLIRVWIAGCSTGEEAYSMAILLKEAGLYHKSLIYGTDLNPSVLETARAGVFPLQQMKLYSENYILSGGIKDFSDYYTANYDSVKFDKSLQEKLILSTHNLVSDSSFNSFQLIICRNVLIYFDRELQERVFKLFDNSLENLGFLALGAKETLRFSTIDENYHQVEEQKIWKKLDHH; translated from the coding sequence ATGCTGGAACCGAGTATTGTAAAAGATGAAGAAGTAGAACACCTGATCAACGATGTCTATGAGATGTACGGCTATGACTTTTCGGGTTATAGCAGAGCTTCCTTTAAACGAAGAGTTAACAGGATCTGCCTGCTGGACCGCTTTACAAGTTTCGCTGAACTTCGATACACGATCATGAACGATCCGGAATATCTGAAACGTTTTGTGGAGGAAGTTACAGTGAATGTTACCGAAATGTTCCGTGACCCTGCCTTTTTTAAAGCTTTAAGAGAGAAAATTTTACCCCAGCTGGGTACCTATCCGCTGATCAGAGTCTGGATCGCCGGTTGCTCTACAGGGGAAGAAGCGTATTCTATGGCTATTCTGCTCAAAGAAGCAGGCTTGTACCATAAATCATTGATCTATGGTACCGATTTGAACCCTTCGGTACTGGAAACTGCGAGAGCAGGCGTTTTTCCTCTGCAGCAAATGAAATTGTATTCTGAGAACTACATCCTGTCAGGTGGAATAAAAGACTTTTCTGATTATTATACCGCCAATTATGACAGTGTGAAATTTGATAAGAGTTTGCAGGAAAAACTCATTCTTTCCACTCATAATCTCGTATCAGATAGTTCTTTTAACAGTTTTCAGCTGATTATCTGCCGGAATGTTTTGATCTATTTTGACAGAGAACTGCAGGAAAGGGTTTTTAAACTCTTTGACAACAGCCTTGAAAATCTGGGTTTTCTGGCTTTGGGTGCTAAGGAAACACTTAGATTTTCCACGATCGATGAAAATTATCATCAAGTAGAAGAACAGAAAATCTGGAAAAAGCTGGATCATCATTAA
- a CDS encoding response regulator produces MKKKILIVDDDPRNIFALKLTLKARGYAIESCIMAQEAFDILKSDSQFSVVLMDMMMPGIDGYEATRIIRSTPEIKDIPVIAVTAQAMPEDRQKCIDVGANDYVSKPIDVDLLITAIEKLT; encoded by the coding sequence ATGAAAAAGAAAATTTTAATTGTGGATGATGATCCACGCAATATATTTGCATTAAAGCTTACCTTAAAGGCTCGCGGATATGCTATTGAAAGCTGTATAATGGCTCAGGAAGCTTTCGATATCCTGAAGTCGGACTCACAGTTTTCTGTGGTCCTGATGGATATGATGATGCCCGGAATTGATGGCTATGAAGCCACCAGGATCATAAGAAGTACACCAGAAATAAAAGATATTCCTGTTATTGCCGTTACTGCACAGGCTATGCCTGAAGACCGTCAGAAATGCATTGATGTTGGGGCCAACGATTATGTGTCTAAACCAATTGATGTGGATCTTTTAATAACAGCAATAGAAAAACTGACATAA
- a CDS encoding response regulator, which yields MPKKIIRNLQVGIGLSLLILIASSVASYWSIQNQMNHRESLSKSRRSVTAVKDVLVALLDAETGNRGYQLTGREDFLEPYKRGVREYSKALVLAESLGVQDKNQQERLTALKTAVRQVMNNLKNLVENRRRGIIMTQQQIITSKVNMDECRKLVRDFIQYEENQVEFKNKDLSRSSNTTVLFIIFSAVAAVVVTAFFYFKMRADLIRRDELEKILRDKDQEMTRRVSAIQKIANRVSNGDYSEKVVDNAEDDLGDLVESLNHMTESLKASFEKINKSDWRQKGLALLNESLVGNKSVKEVSDRALSQLIDYGKCINGSLYLYDEGLLKLNKAFGLEANMKKVFEPGEGMVGQAFMNAKTQVYNNLHQEDFVVTFASSSIKIYGILLIPVFADGHAIGVMELGSTSNFDEDRISYFEECCINIGIALNAAKGREKEQQLLEETQAQSEELQVQHSELENLNTELEAQTQKLQASEEELKVQQEELMQANAELEERSRLLEEKNHLIAERNNEIQKKVEELALSTKYKSEFLANMSHELRTPLNSILLLSRLMAENPDKNLNEDQIESANVIQSSGTSLLTLIDEILDLAKIESGKMTLEYQDVVIEEVVKDLKSLFNPVFQEKALQFNIQIDSDVQKVIESDRLRIDQVLRNLLSNALKFTTQGSIGLHIRKHAEKANFIMFSVKDTGVGIAEDKQKIIFEAFQQADGSTKRKFGGTGLGLSISREIARLLGGELVLKSELNKGSEFSFIIPVHAVTEIVHNETDQDLVEIIREDVEEIQHILGDEDTEHFHLNSPEIPEDVADDRDHIQDGDRVILIIEDDINFAKALLKYAHLQNYKGIVVVRGDHGLSAAQKYKPNAILLDVQLPVKDGWEVMDELKSHAATKHIPVHMMSVLHLKKESLMKGAVDFINKPVALDKMTDVFRKIEDALKKGPEKVLIVEENAKHASALSYFLSNFNISLSVEHNVEDSVKALTSDAVDCVILDIGNSKGNEYQVIESIKSNEGLENLPIIIFTGQNLSREEELKIKQYADSIVVKTAHSYQRILDEVGLFLHLVEEKNNSPENNSGRVLGSLTEVLSGKKVLITDDDVRNIFSLTKALEKYKVDVIVAMDGKDALKQIQQNPDIDVILMDMMMPEMDGYDTIKEIRKMPAYKRLPIIAVTAKSMIGEREKCITAGASDYISKPVDIDQLLSLLRVWLYES from the coding sequence ATGCCAAAAAAAATTATACGGAACCTCCAGGTCGGAATTGGTCTTTCGCTTTTGATCTTAATAGCAAGTTCAGTGGCTTCCTATTGGAGTATTCAAAACCAGATGAATCACAGGGAAAGTCTTTCCAAAAGCAGACGTTCGGTAACGGCTGTAAAAGATGTTTTGGTTGCTCTGTTGGATGCCGAAACCGGAAACAGAGGATATCAGCTTACCGGTCGTGAAGACTTCCTGGAACCTTATAAACGGGGAGTAAGAGAATATTCAAAAGCGTTGGTGCTTGCTGAATCTTTAGGCGTACAGGATAAAAATCAGCAGGAAAGACTTACCGCTTTAAAAACAGCTGTTAGGCAGGTAATGAATAATCTGAAAAATCTCGTTGAAAACAGACGAAGAGGTATTATAATGACCCAACAGCAGATCATCACCAGTAAAGTAAATATGGATGAATGCCGTAAGCTGGTTCGTGATTTTATACAATACGAAGAAAATCAGGTTGAATTCAAGAATAAAGACTTAAGCAGATCTTCCAATACAACTGTTCTTTTTATCATTTTTTCGGCCGTAGCAGCGGTGGTAGTGACGGCATTTTTCTACTTTAAAATGCGGGCAGACCTTATCAGAAGGGATGAGCTTGAAAAAATACTGAGAGATAAAGATCAGGAAATGACAAGGCGTGTAAGCGCTATCCAAAAAATTGCCAACAGGGTATCCAATGGCGATTATAGTGAAAAAGTAGTTGATAATGCCGAAGATGATCTGGGAGACCTGGTAGAGTCTTTAAATCATATGACTGAATCCCTGAAAGCTTCTTTTGAAAAAATAAATAAAAGCGACTGGCGCCAGAAAGGCCTTGCTTTACTGAATGAATCCCTTGTGGGCAACAAATCGGTGAAAGAAGTCTCAGACAGAGCGCTAAGCCAGCTTATCGACTACGGAAAGTGTATTAACGGATCATTATACCTTTATGACGAAGGTCTTCTGAAGCTTAATAAAGCATTTGGACTGGAAGCGAATATGAAAAAGGTATTTGAGCCGGGAGAAGGAATGGTGGGCCAGGCTTTTATGAATGCTAAAACACAGGTCTATAACAATCTTCATCAGGAAGATTTTGTCGTAACCTTTGCCAGCAGCTCTATCAAGATCTACGGCATACTCTTAATTCCTGTTTTTGCAGACGGCCATGCCATTGGCGTAATGGAATTAGGATCCACATCCAACTTTGACGAAGACAGAATCAGTTATTTTGAAGAATGTTGCATCAACATAGGAATTGCTCTAAACGCTGCAAAAGGCAGGGAAAAAGAACAACAGTTACTGGAAGAAACCCAGGCACAATCCGAAGAATTACAGGTTCAGCATTCCGAGCTTGAAAACCTGAACACCGAACTGGAAGCACAGACACAGAAACTTCAGGCTTCAGAGGAAGAATTAAAGGTGCAGCAGGAAGAACTGATGCAGGCCAATGCAGAATTAGAAGAGCGCTCAAGATTACTGGAAGAGAAAAATCACCTGATTGCCGAACGTAATAATGAAATTCAGAAAAAAGTGGAGGAGCTGGCCCTGAGTACCAAATACAAATCCGAATTCCTGGCTAATATGTCCCATGAATTGCGTACTCCGCTCAATTCGATTCTGCTTTTATCCCGACTGATGGCCGAAAATCCCGATAAGAATCTTAATGAAGACCAGATTGAATCTGCCAATGTGATTCAAAGCTCAGGGACAAGCTTATTAACTCTTATTGATGAAATCCTTGATCTGGCAAAAATAGAATCCGGTAAAATGACCCTTGAATATCAGGATGTAGTGATTGAGGAAGTGGTAAAAGATTTAAAAAGTCTTTTCAACCCCGTATTTCAGGAAAAAGCACTTCAGTTTAATATTCAGATCGATTCGGATGTTCAGAAGGTAATTGAAAGCGACCGTCTGAGAATCGATCAGGTATTGAGGAATTTATTGTCCAATGCTTTGAAATTTACCACGCAGGGAAGCATTGGTTTACATATCAGAAAGCATGCTGAAAAAGCCAATTTTATTATGTTTTCCGTGAAAGATACGGGAGTAGGAATTGCTGAAGATAAACAAAAAATCATTTTTGAAGCCTTTCAGCAGGCAGACGGATCCACAAAAAGAAAATTTGGAGGTACCGGTTTAGGACTGTCTATCAGCAGAGAAATTGCAAGACTTCTTGGAGGAGAATTGGTTTTGAAAAGTGAACTTAACAAAGGCAGTGAGTTCAGTTTTATCATTCCGGTACATGCCGTTACCGAAATTGTTCACAACGAGACAGATCAGGATCTGGTAGAGATCATCCGCGAAGATGTAGAAGAAATTCAGCATATTCTCGGAGATGAAGATACAGAGCATTTTCACCTGAATTCTCCGGAAATTCCTGAAGATGTAGCCGATGACAGAGACCATATCCAGGATGGCGACAGAGTTATTCTGATTATTGAAGATGATATCAATTTTGCAAAAGCGCTGTTAAAATATGCCCATCTGCAAAATTATAAAGGAATTGTCGTTGTACGCGGAGACCATGGACTGTCTGCTGCACAGAAGTATAAGCCGAATGCAATTTTGCTTGACGTTCAGCTTCCTGTAAAAGACGGATGGGAGGTAATGGATGAGCTAAAATCTCATGCTGCTACCAAACACATTCCCGTTCATATGATGTCTGTACTGCATCTCAAAAAAGAAAGTCTGATGAAAGGCGCTGTCGATTTTATCAATAAGCCGGTTGCTCTCGATAAAATGACGGATGTATTCAGAAAAATTGAAGATGCCCTTAAGAAAGGGCCTGAAAAAGTATTAATCGTTGAAGAAAACGCTAAACATGCCAGTGCTCTGTCATATTTCCTCAGCAACTTTAATATTTCTTTGTCCGTGGAACACAATGTCGAAGACAGCGTAAAAGCCTTAACCTCCGATGCGGTGGACTGTGTCATTCTGGATATCGGAAATTCAAAAGGAAACGAATATCAGGTTATTGAATCCATAAAAAGTAATGAAGGACTTGAAAACCTTCCGATTATTATTTTCACAGGACAAAACCTATCCAGGGAAGAAGAACTGAAGATAAAACAATACGCAGATTCTATCGTCGTAAAAACAGCACATTCATACCAGAGAATCCTGGATGAAGTAGGTTTATTCTTACATTTGGTGGAAGAAAAAAATAATTCCCCTGAAAATAATTCTGGAAGAGTATTAGGATCTTTAACCGAAGTGTTGAGCGGGAAAAAAGTCCTGATTACCGATGATGATGTCCGCAATATTTTTTCGTTAACCAAAGCACTCGAAAAGTACAAAGTTGATGTCATTGTTGCCATGGATGGTAAAGATGCTCTTAAGCAGATTCAGCAAAACCCTGATATTGATGTGATTTTAATGGATATGATGATGCCGGAAATGGACGGCTACGATACCATAAAAGAAATCCGGAAGATGCCAGCCTATAAGCGCTTGCCAATTATAGCAGTGACGGCGAAATCGATGATCGGCGAACGTGAAAAATGTATCACTGCAGGGGCTTCAGATTATATCTCCAAGCCGGTGGATATTGATCAGTTATTGTCATTACTTCGCGTTTGGTTATATGAAAGTTAA
- a CDS encoding response regulator: MILIVDDNQSNLYSLQKLLESKDFHVDTAGSGEEALGKALKNNYALIILDVQMPDMDGFEVAETLADYSKTKEVPIIFLSAVNTDKKFITRGYASGAKDYVTKPVDPEILLLKVKTFYNLQEQNIAMKKTQQNLELEVKGRRESQVTMKSQLDHFHLMLESLPQIAFTVKADGNIDFVNGKWYDYSDSEQHFPKTHPDDLDILEEFERARKRGKSLELEVRIKNVRSGDYRYHLLRVTPVHDEGHIKNWVGTFTDIDGQKKAEKEKDEFLSIASHELKTPLTSIKAYIQLLDRKLKLDKDSSEAGFVAKAQNQIEKLNTLITDLLDVSKIENGKLKINKKPVNLENVISNAIDTILQTHDENKVKIERHGVKPDILIPLDEIRIEQVLINFLTNAIKYSPNNNQVIVTTFVDKEAQEVRVNVTDFGIGIPDFKQEAVFKKFYRVEESSLQFQGMGIGLFICSEIIKQHHGSVGVSSIINEGSTFYFTLPLN; encoded by the coding sequence ATGATTTTAATTGTTGATGACAACCAAAGTAACCTGTATTCATTGCAAAAGTTACTTGAATCTAAGGATTTCCATGTAGATACAGCAGGTTCCGGTGAAGAGGCTCTTGGTAAAGCACTAAAAAATAACTACGCTCTGATTATTTTAGATGTTCAGATGCCGGATATGGATGGTTTTGAAGTAGCTGAAACGCTGGCTGATTACAGTAAAACCAAAGAAGTTCCCATTATATTTTTGTCTGCCGTTAATACAGATAAAAAATTTATAACACGGGGTTATGCCTCCGGAGCTAAAGATTATGTGACAAAACCGGTAGATCCTGAAATTCTATTGCTGAAGGTGAAAACATTTTATAACCTTCAGGAACAGAATATTGCGATGAAAAAAACGCAGCAGAACCTGGAGCTTGAAGTAAAAGGAAGAAGGGAATCCCAGGTGACAATGAAGTCTCAGCTTGACCATTTTCATCTGATGCTGGAATCTCTTCCTCAGATTGCATTTACTGTAAAGGCAGATGGAAACATTGATTTTGTTAATGGCAAATGGTACGACTATTCAGATTCCGAGCAACATTTTCCCAAAACTCATCCCGATGATTTAGACATTCTGGAAGAGTTTGAAAGAGCCAGAAAGAGAGGAAAGTCTCTGGAGCTGGAAGTGAGAATTAAAAATGTACGTTCCGGAGATTACCGATATCATTTGCTTCGTGTTACTCCGGTGCATGATGAAGGCCATATTAAAAACTGGGTAGGAACCTTCACCGATATTGACGGGCAAAAGAAGGCCGAGAAGGAAAAAGACGAGTTTTTAAGCATTGCGAGTCATGAATTAAAAACACCTTTAACCAGCATTAAAGCTTACATTCAGCTGCTTGACAGGAAACTGAAATTGGATAAAGACAGTTCAGAGGCAGGATTCGTAGCAAAAGCACAAAATCAGATTGAAAAACTCAATACGCTGATCACAGACCTGCTCGATGTCTCCAAAATTGAAAACGGCAAGCTGAAAATTAATAAAAAACCGGTTAATCTCGAAAATGTCATCAGTAATGCAATTGATACCATTCTTCAGACTCATGATGAAAATAAAGTGAAAATTGAACGCCATGGTGTAAAACCGGATATATTGATTCCGCTTGACGAAATCAGGATCGAACAGGTGCTTATCAACTTTTTAACCAATGCCATCAAGTATTCTCCCAATAATAACCAGGTGATTGTCACTACTTTTGTGGATAAGGAAGCCCAGGAAGTAAGAGTCAACGTAACGGACTTTGGAATCGGTATCCCTGACTTCAAACAGGAAGCCGTATTTAAGAAATTCTACCGTGTAGAAGAATCTTCACTGCAATTCCAGGGGATGGGAATCGGATTGTTTATCTGTTCTGAAATTATCAAGCAACATCACGGAAGTGTGGGAGTTTCAAGTATTATTAATGAAGGCTCTACCTTTTACTTTACCTTACCATTAAATTGA
- a CDS encoding Crp/Fnr family transcriptional regulator, translated as MNIDENILRSFGGENIRFKPKEFIYKEGEHSLYYFQITSGKVKLNTFHESGKEFIQNILGKNQSFGDPLLFIDRLYPTNAVSLETTELIRMPKSNFLQMLKENPDISLEMNACLSQRLYYNSLMVRHMASSDPVHRLQGLMEYLKSYYDKDCQQCFPVELTRQQIADLTGLRVETVIRTIKKMVNNQTIKLDGRRILY; from the coding sequence ATGAATATCGATGAAAATATTCTTCGATCATTTGGTGGAGAAAACATCAGATTTAAACCGAAAGAGTTTATTTACAAAGAAGGTGAGCATTCGCTTTATTATTTTCAGATTACCAGCGGAAAAGTAAAGCTGAATACATTTCATGAAAGCGGAAAAGAATTTATTCAGAATATTCTGGGCAAAAATCAAAGTTTTGGAGATCCGCTTTTGTTCATCGACAGGCTTTATCCTACTAATGCGGTAAGTCTGGAGACTACGGAACTCATCAGAATGCCGAAAAGTAATTTTTTGCAAATGCTCAAGGAAAACCCTGACATTTCTCTGGAAATGAACGCCTGCTTATCCCAAAGACTGTATTACAACAGTCTGATGGTACGCCATATGGCTTCTTCGGATCCGGTTCATCGTTTACAGGGTCTGATGGAATATCTGAAAAGCTATTATGACAAAGATTGCCAGCAATGCTTTCCGGTAGAGCTCACCCGCCAGCAAATCGCTGACCTTACGGGCTTAAGAGTGGAAACAGTAATAAGGACCATCAAAAAAATGGTCAATAATCAAACGATAAAACTTGACGGACGGAGGATTCTTTATTAA
- a CDS encoding ferritin-like domain-containing protein, with translation MATKILDTNSITGASESISATTKKPSATKAKTDTETNENSSLHQFFLSALKDIYFAEDAIIEALDKMQEAATTEELKDAFEDHQLQTKKHVSRLEKVFKILEEKAEKKECEAIKGIIKEGEEIIKSTDDGSMTRDAALIIAAQKVEHYEIATYGGLVQIALTLGYDKAADLLEQTLVEEEDTDEHLTEIAENYINFEAEQED, from the coding sequence ATGGCAACGAAAATATTAGACACCAACAGCATAACAGGAGCATCGGAAAGCATTTCTGCTACCACCAAGAAACCTTCAGCCACAAAGGCCAAGACAGATACTGAAACAAATGAAAATTCCAGCCTTCATCAATTTTTCCTTTCAGCATTAAAAGATATTTATTTTGCTGAAGATGCCATTATAGAAGCTTTGGATAAAATGCAGGAAGCAGCTACCACAGAAGAATTAAAGGATGCGTTTGAAGATCACCAGCTCCAGACCAAAAAACATGTGAGCCGATTGGAAAAAGTATTTAAAATCCTCGAAGAAAAAGCTGAGAAAAAAGAATGTGAAGCAATAAAAGGGATCATCAAAGAGGGGGAAGAAATAATAAAATCTACAGACGACGGCTCAATGACCCGCGATGCTGCTTTGATAATCGCAGCACAAAAAGTAGAACATTATGAAATTGCAACCTATGGAGGGCTCGTTCAGATTGCCCTTACCCTTGGATATGACAAAGCTGCAGATCTTCTGGAACAAACATTAGTGGAAGAAGAAGATACAGATGAACATCTTACCGAAATCGCCGAAAACTATATCAATTTTGAAGCAGAGCAGGAAGATTAA
- a CDS encoding PA2169 family four-helix-bundle protein, which yields MNNEKTVSVLNDLLNITNDRIEGFKKVEDKVWNTHTSLKSDYDQMVAQSQVMKTELIRLITERGGNPDNTTSTAGALHRAWIDVKNSFSGDKTESTLENVVFGEKAAIKAYEDALDSGDLCPQSTTVVSDQLHHLKSSYRKFETLEESK from the coding sequence ATGAACAATGAAAAAACAGTGTCAGTACTCAATGATTTACTGAACATTACCAACGACAGGATTGAAGGATTTAAAAAAGTGGAAGATAAGGTATGGAATACCCACACATCACTAAAAAGCGACTATGATCAGATGGTAGCACAATCTCAGGTTATGAAAACTGAACTCATCAGGCTCATCACTGAACGCGGAGGCAATCCTGATAATACGACAAGCACAGCTGGTGCATTACACCGAGCATGGATTGACGTAAAGAATTCGTTCTCCGGCGATAAGACTGAATCTACCTTAGAAAATGTAGTTTTTGGAGAAAAAGCAGCGATTAAAGCCTATGAAGACGCTTTAGACAGTGGTGATCTTTGTCCTCAAAGCACAACGGTAGTGAGTGATCAGCTTCATCATCTTAAATCTTCCTACAGAAAATTTGAAACCCTGGAAGAAAGCAAATAA